In Anopheles arabiensis isolate DONGOLA chromosome 2, AaraD3, whole genome shotgun sequence, the genomic window CCATTAAATAAATCTGATTTGCTTACACTGCTCCCGGCGATAGTGCCCATGCCACTGTCCATACCGGAGTTAAACTTATTATTTGTAGCGTTCATGCTGTTTATGGCTGTTTTATGGCCTAGATCATACCGGGAAAGGAAGGGATGACTGAGGACTTCTTCCAATTTGATTCGCTCAGCGGGATTTTTCCTGAGTAACCGTTCAATCAGATCACTCACGTCAGACGATAGATGAACTGGTAAAACAAAGTTAGATAATACCACTCTCGCCAATGTCGATTTCACTCCATTTGTGTCAAAAGGTGGCTTGCCAACTAATAGAGTATATAACATACATCCTAAACCCCATACGTCAGCTGGTAAACCGTGCGATGCACGTGAGGCTACTTCTGGTGAAATGTAGTTCGGCGTACCACAAAGGGTGAGATGCTTTTCATCTGACCGATGTAGTTGTGTTGCAAGCCCAAAATCAGCTATTTTGATATTCATTTCTTTTGTTAATAATAAGTTTGATAACGAGATATCCCGGTGTAATATTCTATGcgaatgtaaataaaatagtCCGTCCACTACCTTACGTAAGATCATTGCAGCTTCAAATTCGCTAAATGGCTGAATACGCTGTTTTAGGTACTGCTGCAGTTCTCCATTTTCGGCCAACTCGAGTACCAAATAAACGAAGTTAAAGTCTTCAAAAAATGTATACATTTCTAAAATGGATGGGTGTTTAAGCTTTGAGTGTATCGCTACTTCTTGACGAACACGGTTGGCCATTCCAGAAGCGTGCATTGCATGTTTATCGATCTAAGatgaaaaggaaataattGATATGATATCAACAAAATGCAAGGCAACAACATATgttacaacaacacaaaaactaaATAGGACAAACATACCATTTTTATCGCAACAGAATTGCCCGAAATTAAACATCTTGCTTTGTACACACATCCAAAACCACCTTTGCCGAGAATTTCACCTACTTCGTAttcctaaaacaaaacaagaataaATCATAGCAAAAACATTGTAATTAACGAGGAAACGAACAACAAGTCGGTAAACAGTTGTCATAAACGGACCAAAggtggaaaaaataaacaaacaaagaatttagaaaaaaaaccaacggtTGATGTTGTTAGCAATCTAACATCAAATTCACAACTTAAAAATCCAATAGTCCTAAACAAACCTCGATTTTTTCACCAAATTTTTCCATCATTTTTGCAGTCCTTTCAAGAGCGATTAATTGATGATAGGAAAATACACTTCAATCCGTAATTAATATCAACTAAAACGAATTACGCACTAATAAAGTTAAAACGCGCTAAGTTGAACCTCAAAGTTTCtctaaaaacacacaaacaaaagaacgCTCCTCTG contains:
- the LOC120895956 gene encoding serine/threonine-protein kinase PLK4-like isoform X3, whose protein sequence is MMEKFGEKIEEYEVGEILGKGGFGCVYKARCLISGNSVAIKMIDKHAMHASGMANRVRQEVAIHSKLKHPSILEMYTFFEDFNFVYLVLELAENGELQQYLKQRIQPFSEFEAAMILRKLILGLQHNYIGQMKSISPFVVRRTTFHQK